A genomic window from Carassius gibelio isolate Cgi1373 ecotype wild population from Czech Republic chromosome A11, carGib1.2-hapl.c, whole genome shotgun sequence includes:
- the LOC128022333 gene encoding probable G-protein coupled receptor 25: MDQLAMASSTEMALSDVKTSSTTDDYTHAFSVNSTDDYDYFTPDENDSISLPMSNIYIPVLYFIMFLTGFLGNLFVILVIGKRRKKYGRLVDTFVINLALADLVFVFTLPLWAVSAHSGEWPFGETLCKISSFIIAVNRFSNIFFLTCMSVDRYLAVVRLMDSKFLRSSNCAQITCGVVWIISFFLGIPSLVYRQLKDETVCWEDPKSPTVQGINLLTIFLTFLLPVLILGLCYGSILVNLRRHSHTAANSRAEARRRHSVKIVFAIILAFLVSWLPFNLFKTIQVIEMMSTGNLSGETKVIVLNGLTLSSCLAFLNSCVNPAIYLFLDQHFRRRASIMCLSCLGQGDVQQTYISSNSLSNGTSESYSANTSTRGRLFSFTIKE; this comes from the exons ATGGACCAATTAGCA ATGGCAAGCAGCACAGAGATGGCACTCTCTGATGTTAAAACGAGCTCCACAACCGATGACTATACTCATGCTTTTTCAGTGAACTCCACAGATGACTACGACTACTTTACCCCTGACGAGAATGATTCGATATCGCTGCCCATGTCCAATATCTACATTCCTGTGCTGTACTTCATCATGTTCCTCACTGGCTTCTTGGGAAATCTGTTTGTTATTTTGGTCATCGGCAAACGGCGCAAGAAATATGGACGGCTTGTGGACACCTTTGTGATTAATCTGGCATTAGCCGACCTTGTGTTTGTCTTCACGCTGCCTTTGTGGGCGGTTTCGGCCCATTCTGGTGAGTGGCCCTTTGGCGAGACCTTGTGCAAGATCAGCAGCTTCATCATTGCGGTCAACCGCTTTTCAAACATCTTCTTCCTCACGTGCATGAGTGTAGACCGATACCTGGCTGTGGTGCGTCTCATGGACTCTAAGTTTCTGCGGAGCAGTAACTGTGCTCAGATCACCTGTGGCGTCGTGTGGATCATTTCTTTCTTCCTGGGAATTCCATCGTTGGTGTACCGTCAGCTGAAAGATGAGACCGTGTGTTGGGAGGATCCGAAATCCCCTACTGTCCAAGGAATTAATCTTCTGACCATATTTTTAACCTTCCTGCTCCCAGTACTGATTCTCGGCCTCTGTTATGGGTCAATTTTGGTTAACCTGCGGCGTCACAGTCACACCGCAGCAAACTCTCGTGCAGAAGCCAGAAGACGGCATTCAGTTAAAATCGTGTTCGCCATAATTCTGGCCTTTCTGGTATCCTGGCTTCCCTTCAATTTATTCAAGACCATCCAGGTCATCGAAATGATGAGCACAGGAAATCTTAGTGGGGAAACAAAAGTGATTGTACTTAATGGACTGACACTGTCCTCCTGCCTGGCCTTTCTTAACAGTTGTGTAAATCCAGCCATCTACTTGTTTTTGGATCAGCATTTCCGGCGAAGAGCTTCAATCATGTGTCTGAGCTGCCTGGGTCAAGGAGACGTGCAACAGACTTACATCTCCTCTAATTCTCTCTCTAATGGCACATCTGAGTCTTATTCTGCAAATACATCAACCCGTGGACGGCTTTTCTCATTTACTATAAAGGAATGA